Genomic segment of Panicum virgatum strain AP13 chromosome 9N, P.virgatum_v5, whole genome shotgun sequence:
ATGTTCATACCTGAACCGCTTGCggtgtggatctgatccgtGCCGTAGTACTTGTCACGGATGTGCAGCTTCTCAAGCTCTCCGGTGGTGTGGTCGGATGCTCTAGTGTCGGTGTACCAGGTAGGATCTACCGGTGCACGATTAGCAGCAGCAACAAGTCTTTTGTCGGGGACGAAGTCTTCCTCGAAGCGATGCCAACATTCAGCAGTGGTGTGATTTGGCTTGAAGCACACCTGGCAGAGCGGCTTGTCGTTGGCGGTGTTGTAAAGGTTGCGCTGATTAtagttgctgctgttgccgccaCAGTTGTAGCCACCATGGCGCCCACCATTGCTGACTTGGCGTGGCGGCTGATGCTGACCAAAGCCACCATCACCTCTTGCTGGCCCCCGTCCACGTCCACGAAAGGACGAGCGCCCACCGCGTGATCCACCGCGACCACGCCCGGAGTAGTTTGCTGAGCCGCCATGATTATGGCGCCCGCCATACAGCAGCTCCAGATGTGTCTCAAATGCAAGGAGCTGTGAGAAAAGTTCCTCAAGAGAAACTGGTTCCGTTCTAGTGATCAAGGACGAGACCAGCAGAGAGAACTCCTCATCAAGTCCAGCGAGGATATACTCGACGAGTTCGTCGTCCTTGAGCCGCCGTCCTGCGGCTGCCATGTCGTCGCCGTAATTCTTCATCTTGGTGTAGTACTCCGTGGCAGTCATGCTGCCCTTCTTTGTGCTGGAGAGAGCCATGCGCACATTCACAGCCCTCGCTCGGGACTGAGATGAGAACGCACCCTCGATGATTCTCCAAGCCTCGGCTGCTGTTTCACTTGCGTTAACCTGAGTCAGAACACTAGGTGACATATTTGACAGCAAATAACTTAGAACCTGCTGGTCCTGAGCTCGCCACGGCGCATAGGCCGGGTTCGACTTCTTCTCTTCCTTGCCGTCGGCTCCCTTGATGATGTTCTCTGCATCAGGAGCCTTGTTTGCTCCGGTGAGGTAGTCTTCAAGCATGGCGCCGCACACGGCAGACTTCACTTGTGCTTTCCATGAGGCGAAGTTCGTCTTCGTGAGCTTCTTAGCCACGGTGAGTCCTGCGAGCGGATTGATGTTGGCGGTCGAAGAAGAACTCGCCATGGCAGGAGCAGATCTACACGATGAACTTTAGTGTTTGTTGGCTCTGATTACCATGTCAGATGAATCAGAGGGCATGTGGAGGAACGCCGGCCCCTATCTTGGGTACCAGGCGGATGCGTGTTGAATCAATCGATTAGTTGGAAAAGGCCCAATCGTGGCATACAAATAGGTGTACACATATCACAGTCCGTAACTCAAGGAGCTATAGTTGGTAGCCTATAATTACATGATATTATATTATCAATGAGATCCTAAAAGTCTGGACTGTTCTCTGTATACACAGTTTGTTGCACAAGGCAAGATACGCACAGCAGATTCTTCTAGAACTCTTTCATCTAACAGTCGGATTATCATGATGCGCCCCCTCGCTCCcatttgaagaagaaaaaaaaggcctCGGCTTGACCGGTTGCGTCGCACTGCACTGCACCATTCTTTAGGGTTTATTTCTTGGTTGAGAGGCCCTTTTCAGCAGCTGGCCTGCAAATCATTTGCTGACATGAAAAATCGCCTCTTCGGTTGCATTGGCATGCAGCTGTCCGCCTTCAGAAAAAAGGCACTTTTTCAAaactttatttttaaaaaaaattgaactatTAGTAGCATCATGCTGGTGAGTGGTGACCAtattgcaggcttgcagcaccAATTATAGGCGATATTTTGCTCAGGCGTCCCAGTCTCAGAGCTTTGGAAATGCCACGCGGCGAATCCAAGGATTTCGTTTCATTTATTCCCCCCTCTAAGTCCTCTGGAACACATAATTTGCAAGCCAGGCAGAACCATCAATCATCAGCTGCATAGgagtatttttatttttctcgcGGAATCAGTCTCTTGTTTCAGTCCATCATCCATCTGGTTCCCTCCATGACCAAGCTACTCTTTCAGGTTTATGCACGCACACCTACTGTCTGACCCTTCCCAACCTTGAGCATGGAGCAGAGTAGAGCAGTTGCCGAGTCCTGAGTCACCTAACCGGAGCACGCAGGAAACCTACCAGAAAAATACAAGGCAAGGCTGCAACTAGACCATCACAACCTTCTCCCATCCATGGCCGGAATTCTTTAGCCGAGTCCCTCTCCGCAGGGGCAGAGCAGGGCGGCTagggttcttcctttcttccacCCCTTCTTCAAACACGCCTGACAGCGACCCGTgccatccccccccccctcgggcccGGCCGTTTCTTTCTTtatcccccctcccctcctccctccctctctgaaTTGTGGGTGTGCCGTGCCTTTGCTGAGCAGAAAAGCAGAGGGATCAACACGCTTCCGCTTCCGGCAGGGGACACCCACGGGTCCTCCCGCTGCCGTCTATATTTATCTGGCCGCATGCACATCACGTTCTCGCCGGCGATGCGTTGCATTTGCCATTGCGGGTCGCgagtggagagggagggaggcagcTGAGGATTGATCCCAGGTTGCTTTTGGCGGGTGCCCGATCGCCTGGCCGCTTCAGAATTGCCGCCCGTGACCCTTGTTAAAGGGGGAGATTTCTTCTAGCATTATCCGCCGAGATAGAGACAGAGATAGAGGTTAGGGACTGAGAGAGAGATAGAAGAAGGGCCGCCATTACTGCTACTTGCTAGATCGATCGATAAGGGTAATTGATGCCTTTTGATTCAGTTTTGGCTCTCTGCTGATCAGTTCTTGGAAGTTGCTAACTCTGCGGGGGTGCGGCTGGCTTGCCTTTCTTGTTCTTGGTGGTCGATCCAGGCGCGCAGCCTAAGCTAGGCTGCCGGCCATGGGTTCTTGCGTGTCGTCgacgaggcagcggcggcggtcgaggaAGCTGTCGGTGGCGGCGAGGGAGTTCCGGCGGAAGGTCTCTGCGGCGATCGCCGACGCGCCCATCatccgcggcgccggcgacgcgaccggCTGCTTCGCCCGGCACGGGGTCGTCCACGTCGAGGCGCCGGACTCCAACGTCACGCTGCACCTCACCAAGCTGCAGTGGCAGCACAGCCAGATGGACGCAGGGAGCGGTAAGAGTCTCGGAGCTGCCTCCCCCTTCCCTTCAACCCCTCTTTTTCATTCATCCGCTTGTTCTACAATCGATGGCGTCAGGTTGCTCAAAACTCTGCAAAATTCTGCGCAGTGATCTGTGAGGAAGCATGGTACGATTCTGTCAGCATCCTGGAATCAACAGACTCCGACGACGATCTCGACAACGACTTCGCCAGCGTCAGCGGAGGTAATGGAGTGATCAGGATTCACGAGTCAGGACTCAGGAGTCACTCTGCAGTGTTCAGATATTTTCTCTTGCAATTCAGATCCTCTCCCTGATGTCACCGGCGGCGCAAACGCCCAGCAGGCGTCCCCGTGCAAGGACGCGGCGTGCTTGCTGGGCACCGTGCAGCTCCTGAGGAGCATCGCAAACGCAGAAGCATGCGAGGGCGAGCCCCCGGAGAAGAGCGATGACTCGAGTGCTGCTACCACCGCAACTAACGGCAGCAGCTGCAGAGCCGACGAGTGTTGCGGCAGCGCAGCGAGAGAATTTCAGGGCGCCGTGCCATGCTCGCACCGGCCTTTTCAGGCATCCATTCCGAGCAACAAGGTCCAGCCGATGCCCATCGTCGGCGTCAGCCCGCACCACCAGCAGAAGAAGAAAACAGCCATGGTCAGGCTTTCATTCAGGAGAAGATCATACGAGGGTGACGACATGACTGAAATGTGTGAGTTGCCGTCGACATTAACACTTAGCCACGCCATTGCAATGCCTTCTTGGTCCTTTCGTTCGATAGCCGAGCTATTACTTTTCTGACAGAGTTTTGCAAATCCAGGTGGCTCGGCAAATTATCTGTACCGTCCGAGGGCGGGTTTCACGGTGCCCTGCTCGACAGGCGAGAAAATGTCAGATGGCTGCTGGTCGGTTCTTGAGCCGTCGACGTTCAGAGTCCGAGGGGAGAGTTTCTTCAAGTAAGGAGCAGTGGCAATGCTGTAAACACAATTCTGACAGTATCATATCATACGTTGCCATCATACATTCATACATGCTTATGCCTGACTGAATCTGTGAAACTCCTGCAGAGACAAGAGGAAGTCCCCGGCTCCGGACTGCTCCCCGTACACCCCAATTGGAGCAGACATGTTTGCCTGCACAAGGAAGATTCACCACATTGCGCAGCACCTCTCGCTTCCGTCTCTGAAGACTCATGAGAccttcccttccctcctcattgtCAACATTCAGGTAATTCAGTAGGAAAACCAAGTGGTATCAGACTAGTTAATTACCACTTTCTAACTACTGCCTGTTAATTGGTTAGTTCTGACTTCTGAGACTGACAAGTTTACTTGTTTGGTGCAGTTGCCTACCTATCCTGCTAGTGTGTTCGGCGATAACGACGGTGACGGGATAAGCCTAGTTCTGTATTTCAAGCTATCTGACAGCTTCGACAAGGAGATCTCTCCTCAATTGCAGGACAGCATCAAGGTAGATTTACTTGCATTTACAAGAAGCTACCTTTTGTTACCTTGGAAGAGTTTCTAACTGACTACTTGGTTATGCAGAGGCTTATGAATGATGAAATGGAAAAGGTGAAGGGTTTCCCAGTAGACAGCACGGTTCCCTACACAGAGAGGCTGAAAATTCTGGCTGGTTTGGCGAACCCTGAAGACTTGCAGCTCAGCACAGCTGAAAGGAAGCTTGTGCAGACCTACAACCAAAAGCCTGTGCTTTCTCGCCCACAACACAAATTCTACAAGGTAACGCACTACATTTCCTAACTAGTTTATCAGCAAACATGTGCTGAACTCTCTGTCCTCCTAATCTGACTAAATCACCAAACGTTCCTTGGAAAATAATCCGTGTGTTTTCACTGATAATTTAGGGTCTAAATTACTTCGAGATCGATCTCGATGTGCATCGGTTCAGCTTCATATCGAGGAAAGGGCTCGAGACCTTCCGGGAGCGGCTCAAGCATGGTGTTCTTGATCTTGGCCTAACCATTCAGGTACTTTGTTCTCTCCAGCTCCAGGCTGAAGGCATGCCCTCGACTGCATGTCTGAAATTTAACCGTGGACTGATCCTGGTTACAGGCACTGAAGGCTGAGGAGCTGCCGGAGCACGTCTTGTGCTGCATGAGGCTGAACAAGATCGACTTCGCCGACACCGGGCGGATACCGACGCTGATAGCGGCAGCTGATGAGTGAATTTGTCATGTCGCTGCAAGGCACTAACTTTCAGGAAAAGCAAAAGAGAATGTCGTCGTTCGTGGATGTTCTTTGAGATGCTGTTGTACTTGTATAGATCGGAGATAGTTGTAGGAACTAACTCATCTTCGTGCAGTGAAGTGCACGCAGATTTGTGTAAATACTTGTTGATCATTGCcacaaaggaaaaggaaaaaaaagcatTTGGAGCAATCTGAAGTCTGAAGATGTATTATGTATACAGTACATGTCTGTTTTCCCAGTTGATGCCTACTAATGGTTCAGCCATATCAGTACAAATGAGCTATTTCCTTCAATTTTTTCATCTAAATTTCTAACGCAAGAAAAAACATAAAAAATGAAATCCTGATTGTAAATGAAAAAGAGAAATAAGAGTAAACAAGAAACAACAAATGTACGAATCACATAGCACAACATGTTCAGCTGAAAAATCAACATGTCAGCTCCTCTAAAACAGCTGAAAACCTAACCAAATACAATCAACAATATAATTAGCCGGCAGCAGAAACACCTGCCCGAAAGAATCGATGATCCAGCCTCTGTTATTCACACCCAGGGAAAACCACACTCCAACAAACCCCCCAGCTTCAGACTATCGAACGCCGAACGGTCAGCCGTCCTCGGCCAAGCTACCTCTCCTCTTTCAGTTGCCGAGCACCGCCGGTCTGCTGAAACGACCCACTTCCACCGCCCGGCGGCGTCGGTTGGCTGGCGGAagagccgcccgccgccgccgccgcggtggcctcGTTGCCCCGGCCCGGCGGGTCGTGGTTGTGGCGGCCGGTGTACGTCGTGAGGACGCACCTGGGGTCGGTGGACGCCCTCTCGATCTGCTTGCGCACGTTGCAGTTGTCCGCCGTGCACTTGTAGTAGCTCCTGCATTCGTGCAGGTCATCAAAAACCATCACAGAACTCATACAATGGCTGGCTGGttctcctcaaaaaaaaaaaaaaaagaacaatggCTGGTGTGGCCAGGGAATGATCATGCTGCAGGTAATCCATGTGCAAATTTTTTACCTCGGCTGGGGGTTGCCCTTGACCACCTTCTGGCCGTACTTGCGCCACCGGTAGCCGTCGTCGAGGAGATCCACCTCGCTCGGGGTCTGGATGATGATCTTGGGCTTCTTCACCACCCTCtgcccggcctcgccgccgccggcgcccctgacGACCAAAAACAATCGGCAGGGCAGCCCTGTCACATTTGAATGACCTGACCACCCTCTACAACAGGCGGCATTAGGTACATGCAGAGAATGACTGACATGCCGGGAGCCCCGTCGACGTCATCCTCATGCaacgcgtcgtcgtcgtcgtcgtcgctcggGCCTTCCATGTCctccgcctcggcggcggcaagggcgtCGTTCCCGGCGCCGGCGTGGCCGCGCTCCTGGGGGCGTGGGTGGTTGTGGCGGCCCTTGTAGGTGATCTCCGTGATGAACCCGTCGAAGGAGCGCTCCACGACCTTCTTGACGGGGCACCCGTCGCGGGTGCACTTGTAGTAGCTCCGCGGCGACTCGGCGTCCTTGAGCTGCTTCTGCCCGTACTTGCGCCAGCTGTACCCGTCCTTCGCCGGCTGCtcgatggccgccgccggcggcggcggtggaaacGGCAGCCCCAGCCCGTGCGGCTGCGAGCTGCCGACGCCGAAGAGCGCGCTCGCGCGCAGCTGCTGCATGTCCTGGTCGTACCTGGGGAGGACGACGGCGAAATTTTGCGGCGGAAAGGAGGAcgcagacgccgccgccgtcgatcgcGGAGGAGGCcactgcggcggcgggtccgcgAGGAGGTACGGCGGGTAGGGATCCATTCTGCCGCCGAGCGGCGATTGGGCGAACGTGGTGGGCTGCTGgtagggcggcgccggcggcgcggagctcgtcTGCATCCAGTAGAAAGACGACGCAGTCTTTTTTGTGAACTTGAGGTATTGCTAATATGATTATTGCACTACATGGGATAACTGCATGGCTTAGCACTGAAATTTGTTTGCATTTCTATTAAGAATCGAATGCCAGAACGTGCAAAGCTGATAGCTCCAGGCAAAGTATTTTTGACAACTGCAGCCTGCTGTACCGCTGGCCGGCTGATTATTCAGGAAAACTTAATCAGCTCGAATGGAACGCTAAAGCATTGTGCTTTCTAGCTAGAAAATCGAATTATCAAGCATGCAAGCATAGATCAAAGG
This window contains:
- the LOC120690037 gene encoding uncharacterized protein LOC120690037, producing the protein MGSCVSSTRQRRRSRKLSVAAREFRRKVSAAIADAPIIRGAGDATGCFARHGVVHVEAPDSNVTLHLTKLQWQHSQMDAGSVICEEAWYDSVSILESTDSDDDLDNDFASVSGDPLPDVTGGANAQQASPCKDAACLLGTVQLLRSIANAEACEGEPPEKSDDSSAATTATNGSSCRADECCGSAAREFQGAVPCSHRPFQASIPSNKVQPMPIVGVSPHHQQKKKTAMVRLSFRRRSYEGDDMTEMCGSANYLYRPRAGFTVPCSTGEKMSDGCWSVLEPSTFRVRGESFFKDKRKSPAPDCSPYTPIGADMFACTRKIHHIAQHLSLPSLKTHETFPSLLIVNIQLPTYPASVFGDNDGDGISLVLYFKLSDSFDKEISPQLQDSIKRLMNDEMEKVKGFPVDSTVPYTERLKILAGLANPEDLQLSTAERKLVQTYNQKPVLSRPQHKFYKGLNYFEIDLDVHRFSFISRKGLETFRERLKHGVLDLGLTIQALKAEELPEHVLCCMRLNKIDFADTGRIPTLIAAADE
- the LOC120688653 gene encoding probable WRKY transcription factor 4, whose translation is MDDRRGRGDAMRQRPFAHAAQGQERVFDGGGGGAGPGPAFGCDFDQGSSLMALLGAGGVSSSQPPLPTWGVEEVTAAPAINLVPQSFAMTSSAPPAPPYQQPTTFAQSPLGGRMDPYPPYLLADPPPQWPPPRSTAAASASSFPPQNFAVVLPRYDQDMQQLRASALFGVGSSQPHGLGLPFPPPPPAAAIEQPAKDGYSWRKYGQKQLKDAESPRSYYKCTRDGCPVKKVVERSFDGFITEITYKGRHNHPRPQERGHAGAGNDALAAAEAEDMEGPSDDDDDDALHEDDVDGAPGMSAGQRVVKKPKIIIQTPSEVDLLDDGYRWRKYGQKVVKGNPQPRSYYKCTADNCNVRKQIERASTDPRCVLTTYTGRHNHDPPGRGNEATAAAAAGGSSASQPTPPGGGSGSFQQTGGARQLKEER